TGCCGCCGCCATCCACGCGGCCATGCCACCCGCCTCGGAGATGCCTTCCTGCAGCACCTGGCCCTTCTGGTCCTCGCGGTAGTACAGCAGCTGGTCGGCATCCTGCGGGCGGTACTTCTGGCCGAACGGCGCATAGATGCCGATCTGGCGGAACATGCCTTCCATGCCGAAGGTGCGCGCCTCGTCGGCCACGATCGGCACCACGCGCGGCCCCACCTGCTTGTCACGCAGCAGCAGGTTGATGCCGCGCACGAATGCCATGGTGGTGCTGATTTCGCGCTCGCCGGTGCCCTTGGTGATCTGCTCGTAGGCAGCCAGGTCGGGGGCCTTGAAGCTCTCGTCGGCCTTGCGGCGACGCTGCGGCAGGAAACCGCCCAGCGCCTTGCGGCGCTCGAGCATGTACTGCACCTCGTCCGAGTCCTTGCCCGGGTGGTAGTACGGCACGTCCTTGAGCTTGTCGTCGGGAATCGGGATGTTGAAGCGGTCGCGGAAGTGCTTCACCGCCTCCTCGTCCAGCTTCTTCTGCTGGTGGGTCGGGTTCTGCGACTCGCCGGCCGCGCCCATGCCATAACCCTTCACCGTCTTGGCCAAGATCACCGTGGGCATGCCCTCGGTGTGCACGGCGGCGTGGTAGGCCGCGTACACCTTGTGCGGATCGTGACCGCCACGGTTGAGACGCCAGATGTCGTCATCGGACAGGTTGGCCACCATCGCGCGCGTCTGCGGGTACTTGCCGAAGAAATGCTCGCGCGTGTAGGCGCCACCGAAGGCCTTGCAGGCCTGGTACTCGCCATCGACGGTTTCCATCATCAGCTTGCGCAGCGTGCCGTCGGTATCGCGCGCCAGGAGCGGATCCCAATAGCTGCCCCAGACCAGCTTGATGGCGTTCCAGCCGGCACCGCGGAACACGCCCTCGAGCTCTTGGATGATCTTGCCGTTGCCGCGCACCGGGCCGTCCAGGCGCTGCAGGTTGCAGTTGATCACGAAGATCAGGTTGTCCAGCTTCTCGCGGCCGGCCAGCGCGATCGCGCCCAGGCTCTCCGGCTCGTCGGTTTCGCCGTCGCCCATGAAGCACCAGATCTTGCGATCGGACTTGGGAATCAGGCCGCGATGCTCCAGGTACTTCCAGAACTGCGCCTGGTAGATCGCCTGGATCGGACCCAGACCCATCGACACCGTCGGCACCTGCCAGTAATCCGGCATCAGCCAGGGGTGCGGATAGGACGACAGACCGTGGCCCTTGCCGGCCACTTCCATACGGAACAGATCGAGCTGCTCCGTGCTGATGCGGCCTTCCAGGAACGAGCGGGCGTAGATGCCGGGGCTGGAGTGGCCCTGATGGAAGATCAGGTCGCCCGGATGCTCGGCGCTGGGTGCGCGCCAGAAATGGTTGAAGCCCACGTCGTACAGGGTGGCGGACGAGGCGAAGCTGGCGATATGGCCGCCCAGCTCGCCCGGCTTGCGGTTGGCGCGCACCACCATCGCCATGGCGTTCCAGCGGATCAGCGTGCGGATGCGCCACTCCATCGCCGCGTCGCCCGACATCTTCGCTTCGTTGGCGGGGGCGATGGTGTTGACGTATTCGGTGGTGGGATCGAACGGCAGGTAGCCGCCGGAGCGGCGCGTGGTGTCGACCATGCGCTCGAGCAGAAAATGCGCGCGCTCGGTGCCGTCATGTTGGATCACCGCATCGAGCGAGTCGATCCATTCGCGGGTTTCGGTGGGGTCGATGTCCTGGTTGAGGATATCGTCGAGCTGATCCATGAAAGATTCTCCACGGCGCCATGCGGCGCAGCTGCTGATGTAAGGAGGCCGCCACCGGGGAATGCGGCAGTCTGACAACCAAGTCTAGCCCCCACGCGCGCGCCTGCCAATTAGACGTCCGTCCGTATAGCTCCATGCGCCCACGCATGGAAGCGCGCCAGCCATGCGGCCGGACGCGCTAGGAAAAATCACCCTCGCCGTTCGCCTTGTGCGGCACGGATCTGCGCATCCACGGCGGCGATCGCGGTCATGTTGACCACGCGGCGCACGCTGGAGGCCGAGGTGATGATGTGCGCGGACTTGTCCACACCCATCAGAATCGGACCGATCGCCACCCCATCGGTCATCACCCGCACCATGTTGTAGGCGATGTTGGCGGCATCCAGGTTGGGCATCACAAACAGGTTGGCCCGGCCCGACAGCGTGGTGCTGGGGAAGATGCGCCGGCGCAGCGTTTCGTCCCATGCGGTGTCGGCCTGCATCTCGCCGTCCATGTCCAGCTTGGGCGCGCGCTGGCACAGGATTTCGCGCACCTTGCGCATCTTCGCTGCACTGGCATTGTCGTGGCTGCCGAAATTCGAATGCGACAGCAGCGCCACCTTCGGCTCGATGCCGAACAGCTTGAGGCGATAGCAGGCCTGCATCGTGGCCTCGGCGATCTGCTCGGCACTGGGGTCGCACTGCACGTGGGTGTCGAGGAAGAACCACGCGCCCTTGTCGTTGATCACGCCGGTCATCGCCGAGGTGCACTGCACGCCCGGGTCCAGCCCGAACACGCTGCGCAGGTAGCCCAGTTTCTTGTGGTAGCGACCGACCAGACCGCAGATCAGCGCATCGGCCTCGCCACGCTTGACCATCATCGCGGCAATCAGCGTATGCCGCGAACGCATCAGGTTCTTGGCCGCGTCGGGGGTCACGCCACGGCGCTCCGTCATCGCGTGGTACTGCTGCCAGTACTCGTTGAAGCGCGGATCGTCGTTGATGTTGGTCAGCTCGAAATCCACGCCCTCGCGCAGGCGCAGGCCCAGCCGCTTGATGCGCATGTCGATCACGTCGGGACGACCGATCAGGACCGGGAAGGCCATCTTCTCGTCCACCACTGTCTGCACGGCGCGCAGTACGGTCTCTTCCTCGCCCTCGGCATAGACCACGCGCTTGCGGTCGGCGCGTGCACGCTCGTACACCGGCTTCATGATCAGGCCGGTGCGGTAGATGAACTGGCCCAGTTTTTCCTTGTAGGCGTCCATGTCGGCAATCGGGCGCGAGGCCACGCCCGAATCCATCGCCGCCTGCGCCACCGCCGGCGCCAGCATCACCAGCAGGCGCGGGTCGAACGGGCGCGGGATCAGGTATTCCGGGCCGAAGGTCGGGGCTTCGCCGCCATAGGCGCCGGCCAGGTCGCCGGCCTCCATCCGCGCCAGCTCGGCGATGGCGCGCACGCAGGCGGTCTTCATCGCCTCGTTGATGGTGGTGGCACCCACGTCCAGCGCGCCACGGAAGATGTACGGGAAGCACAGTGCGTTGTTCACCTGGTTCGGGTAATCCGAACGCCCGGTGGCGATGATGCAGTCGGGCCGCACCTGCTTGGCGTCTTCCGGCGAGATTTCCGGGTTCGGGTTGGCCAGCGCCAGGATCACCGGACGGTCGGCCATGCTGGCCACCATTTCCGGCTTCAGGATGCCGCCCGCGGACAGCCCGAGGAACACGTCGGCGCCAGCCACGATCTCGGCAAGCGTGCGCTTGTCGGTGTCGCGCGCG
This window of the Dyella sp. A6 genome carries:
- the aceE gene encoding pyruvate dehydrogenase (acetyl-transferring), homodimeric type, producing the protein MDQLDDILNQDIDPTETREWIDSLDAVIQHDGTERAHFLLERMVDTTRRSGGYLPFDPTTEYVNTIAPANEAKMSGDAAMEWRIRTLIRWNAMAMVVRANRKPGELGGHIASFASSATLYDVGFNHFWRAPSAEHPGDLIFHQGHSSPGIYARSFLEGRISTEQLDLFRMEVAGKGHGLSSYPHPWLMPDYWQVPTVSMGLGPIQAIYQAQFWKYLEHRGLIPKSDRKIWCFMGDGETDEPESLGAIALAGREKLDNLIFVINCNLQRLDGPVRGNGKIIQELEGVFRGAGWNAIKLVWGSYWDPLLARDTDGTLRKLMMETVDGEYQACKAFGGAYTREHFFGKYPQTRAMVANLSDDDIWRLNRGGHDPHKVYAAYHAAVHTEGMPTVILAKTVKGYGMGAAGESQNPTHQQKKLDEEAVKHFRDRFNIPIPDDKLKDVPYYHPGKDSDEVQYMLERRKALGGFLPQRRRKADESFKAPDLAAYEQITKGTGEREISTTMAFVRGINLLLRDKQVGPRVVPIVADEARTFGMEGMFRQIGIYAPFGQKYRPQDADQLLYYREDQKGQVLQEGISEAGGMAAWMAAATSYSISNVPMLPFFIYYSMFGFQRIGDLAWAAGDSRARGFLVGGTAGRTTLNGEGLQHEDGHSHLMSGAIPNVKSYDPTFSYEVAVILQDGVRSMLQDQEDHYYYLTVMNENYAHPDMPEGSAEGILKGMYLFKDAGKPKKGEPRVQLMGSGTILREVIAAAELLEKDFGVSADIWSVPSFIELRRDGFDAERWNRLHPEAKQRVPYVTSLLEGHQGPAVAATDYVREYADQIRAFMPDGMRYTVLGTDGFGRSDTRAHLRDFFEVDRYWVAHAALSALAKDGKVNAKDVARAIKEYKLDPDKPNPLTV
- a CDS encoding NADP-dependent malic enzyme — protein: MAHSEDLRHAALEYHRHPRPGKITVSPTTSLLTQRDLSLAYSPGVAYACEAIVDDPNAASEMTARSNLVAVITNGTAVLGLGDIGPLAGKPVMEGKGVLFKKFAGVDVFDIELAERDPDKLVDIIAAMEPTFGGINLEDIKAPECFIVERKLRERMKIPVFHDDQHGTAIIVGAAVLNALEVVGKKIEDVKLATAGAGAAGIACLDMLVALGLKPENILAYDREGVLYTGRDQMDPDKQRYARDTDKRTLAEIVAGADVFLGLSAGGILKPEMVASMADRPVILALANPNPEISPEDAKQVRPDCIIATGRSDYPNQVNNALCFPYIFRGALDVGATTINEAMKTACVRAIAELARMEAGDLAGAYGGEAPTFGPEYLIPRPFDPRLLVMLAPAVAQAAMDSGVASRPIADMDAYKEKLGQFIYRTGLIMKPVYERARADRKRVVYAEGEEETVLRAVQTVVDEKMAFPVLIGRPDVIDMRIKRLGLRLREGVDFELTNINDDPRFNEYWQQYHAMTERRGVTPDAAKNLMRSRHTLIAAMMVKRGEADALICGLVGRYHKKLGYLRSVFGLDPGVQCTSAMTGVINDKGAWFFLDTHVQCDPSAEQIAEATMQACYRLKLFGIEPKVALLSHSNFGSHDNASAAKMRKVREILCQRAPKLDMDGEMQADTAWDETLRRRIFPSTTLSGRANLFVMPNLDAANIAYNMVRVMTDGVAIGPILMGVDKSAHIITSASSVRRVVNMTAIAAVDAQIRAAQGERRG